The sequence GATGGGCATCGTGAAGAAGAACTCCATCATCCTGGTGGACTACGCCCTCCAGGAACGCGAGCGCGGCGCGGACGCGGTGCAGGCCATGCAGCGCGCGGGGCCGGTGCGGCTGCGGCCCATCCTCATGACGTCCACCGCGACGATGATGGCGGCGGTGCCGGCGGCGCTGGCGCTGGGGGCGGGCTCGGAGACTCGCGCGCCCATGTCGATTGCAGTGCTCGGCGGCCTGTCCGTGTCGACGGTGCTCAGCCTGCTGGTGGTGCCCGCCTTCTACGTGGTGGCGGACCGGATGAAGGCGCGGCTGGGCGCGAAGCTGGGGAAGAAGCCGGACAGCGAGTCCGGAACGCCCACGCATGGGCCCCACACCGACGAGCCCCGGCCGGCCACGCACGGCTGAGTCACGGCGCCTTGCGATTCACGACGCTGCCAGCGTCCCTCTCGGGGGCTGTCGTCCTGACGGCCCCAGAGGGGCGCGCGCCGTTCTGGAGCACTTGGAACTGGCCACGCGTCGTGCTCAGCTGGCTCCAGCGCAGGGGTTCGGCTTTTCGTCACTACCTGACTATCTCAAAACCGGGCCCATATCGGTGCGTAGGCAAGGGCCGGCGAGCACCTTCTCGTGTGAGGCGGGAGCGTGCCATGCGAGATGCGAGCGGATGCAGTCTTGCTGGCAAGCGGAAGAGCCGTGCGCTGGTCCGACAGAGGCCGCTTGAGACGTTGTGGGAGGTGCCGGACGAGCTGTGGGCACGAATCGAGCCGATTCTTCTCGAATCGTTTCCACCCTCCTGGACAGGCAGAAGTCGGGCTGACTGGAGACAGTGCTTCAACGGCATCATCTACCAACTGCGCACGGGCTGTCAGCGGAACCAGCTGCCCAGAAGATTTGGTTCCGACAGGACGGTGCACCGCTGGTTTGCCAAGTAGGTGCGTGCAGGCGTCTTCCTGCGCATCTGGAGCGCGCTGGTCGAGGAGGGCGCTGGATAACACACATATCGCCGGAGCTTCCTGGCTCGCGGCCTCTCGCCGCGGGGCGGATCAGAACGTTCCGGGAATGGACGCGCTCGTGCTCTTGTAAATGGGGTTCGACCGCTCGATCGCGATGTTCTGCATGAACGGGGTGGGTGGGGTCTTGTCCTGCGTCGTCGCGAAGTCCCAGGCCCGGCGGAGCCCCTTCTCAAAGGCCCACCTGAACGACGGAGGGTCTGAAATAAAGCGATTGAGCCGGTTTGCCGTCGAATCCTGACAGGCGGCCGGGTTCGGATCCTTTTCTTTCGGCGCGAACTCCGACGGCTTCTTGGGAAAGAGATCCTCGCGCGGGCTCGGCAGGTTGCTCGGGATGAGATTCGCCGGGTCGAGCCCTGAAGGATCGGTACGGTTCACCGGGTCCCCGTCCACGTACGCGTAGAGATTGCTCTGCCCCCCGAGCTCGAGAACGGGGTCGCGCGCGGTGAAGCGCCCGGCCGCCGCCTCGTACTCGCGGAACCCGAAGGTGACGAGGCCCGTTGACGGATCGCGCAGCCCGCCAGCGTAGCCTATGGGAAGCGCGAAGGAGGGGGCGCTGTCGGAGATCAAGTCCCCGTAAGCATCGTAATCGAGGCGCTTCACCACCGCTCCCGTCGCATCGGTGACGATGCGCGGAGTGCCGGCGAGGTCCGTCGCCACGTAGAAGCGATTCGCGCCCCGTTGCACGGCGATGAGCCGTCCCTCGGGGTCGTGAAAGTAGAGGCTGAGCTGTCCGTCGGGTGCGCGCGACGCCGTCAGCAGCCAAGGATTATGGGGGTCGGCGTAGAAGAACTGCTCGGTCTGCCCGGCAACGGTCCTCGCGCAGCGGCGGCCCAGGGCGTCGAAGGCGTAGTCGATGGTGGTGGTCCCCACCACCGCCCGCTGGAGGTGACGCAAAGGGCCGAACGTGAAGACATCGCCGCCGCGCGCGCTGAGGATGCCGCCTGCGTCGAAGGCGTAGACGATGGCGCCGCGCTGCGCGAGCCGGCCCTGCGCGTCGTAGGTCATCGTCTCCGTCAGCCCCGGCCGGCTGCGCGAGATGCGGTTGCCGTCGGCGTCGTAGGCGGAACTCTCGGAAGCGGCTCCATCGCGGTGAACCGCGGTCAATCGGCCGGCCAGGTCGTAGCTGTAGTCGAGCTGGCTCGCGGCCGCGCCGAAGGTCTCGATGCGCCGGGTCACCCGGTCGGCGTCATCGAAGGTGAGCTGCTCGCGGTACACGGCAGCTCCGCCCACGGTGAGCGTGCGCGTGGCAGGACGACCCACGGCGTCGAAGATGGTGTCGATGCGGAGCGCCGCGTCCTCGATGCGGGTGACCTCGCCTCGCGCGCCGCCCCGGGTGAATGTGAACGGGCCCTCCTGCGTGCGTAGGTCGTCGAGGTCGTAGGCAAACGCGGTCGTGTGGTTGTCCGCGCCGGTTCGCAGGCGCCGGCTGACCAGG comes from Pyxidicoccus parkwaysis and encodes:
- a CDS encoding transposase, whose protein sequence is MRDASGCSLAGKRKSRALVRQRPLETLWEVPDELWARIEPILLESFPPSWTGRSRADWRQCFNGIIYQLRTGCQRNQLPRRFGSDRTVHRWFAK